A genomic window from Pseudonocardia broussonetiae includes:
- a CDS encoding ABC transporter substrate-binding protein: MGATPSRLARLAALAVAAVLLLAGCGGASAAGARDTTLRWGFALPTSWDPVTSSTGNDINTLALVYASLTQLDEQGNAGPGLAESWSYNGDGTAVTFTLRPGLTFSDGTPLDADAVRQSLLRGTTQQDSLLKDQLRTIADITVDDERTVTLLLAAPDYQVPNLLAGKTGAIVSPAAFTADAAALPTAPVGAGPFTMESFVPESRAVLVRNPGYWNADEILVERLELTAGTDPSSVVAAVQTGALDVATITGNQVAQAQAAGLEVEVIDSFGVSQVDVHSGLEPLTDRRVVDALKFAVDRQAIIDVTQGGIGDVAYQPFPAGYVAHDPGLDGVFAYDPDRARALLAEAGYAPGQLALTVTAPAATQDRAELVQQQLQAVGVTATINVVPPGSSTWQQEVYLGRRAQFALDGTVGRESPVQNLTVVYGAEGLMNTSKVATPEFLAALDTVRRTPLDAPEYPAVLQEAVRLGVLMSPSFSLATTPRIAVRSPRVSPLPHFLSQYRWEGVTVGERT; this comes from the coding sequence ATGGGCGCCACCCCGTCCCGGCTCGCCCGCCTCGCCGCACTCGCGGTCGCCGCCGTCCTGCTGCTCGCCGGGTGCGGCGGCGCGAGCGCGGCCGGCGCCCGCGACACCACCCTGAGGTGGGGCTTCGCGCTGCCCACCTCGTGGGACCCGGTCACGTCCTCGACCGGCAACGACATCAACACCCTCGCGCTGGTCTACGCCTCGCTCACCCAGCTCGACGAGCAGGGGAACGCCGGGCCGGGACTGGCCGAGTCGTGGAGCTACAACGGCGACGGCACCGCGGTCACGTTCACGCTCCGGCCCGGGCTGACCTTCTCCGACGGCACGCCGCTCGACGCGGACGCCGTGCGGCAGAGCCTGCTGCGCGGCACGACGCAGCAGGACTCGCTGCTCAAGGACCAGCTGAGGACGATCGCCGACATCACCGTCGACGACGAGCGGACCGTCACGCTGCTCCTCGCCGCGCCCGACTACCAGGTGCCGAACCTGCTCGCCGGCAAGACGGGGGCGATCGTCAGCCCCGCGGCGTTCACGGCCGACGCGGCGGCGCTGCCGACGGCACCGGTCGGGGCCGGCCCGTTCACGATGGAGAGCTTCGTCCCGGAGTCCCGCGCCGTGCTCGTCCGCAACCCCGGCTACTGGAACGCCGACGAGATCCTGGTCGAGCGGCTCGAGCTCACCGCGGGCACCGACCCCTCGTCGGTCGTCGCGGCCGTGCAGACCGGCGCGCTGGACGTCGCCACGATCACCGGAAACCAGGTCGCGCAGGCGCAGGCCGCGGGGCTGGAGGTCGAGGTGATCGACTCGTTCGGCGTGAGCCAGGTCGACGTGCACAGCGGGCTGGAGCCGCTCACCGACCGGCGCGTCGTCGACGCCCTGAAGTTCGCCGTCGACCGCCAGGCGATCATCGACGTGACCCAGGGCGGCATCGGGGACGTCGCCTACCAGCCCTTCCCGGCGGGCTACGTCGCCCACGACCCGGGCCTGGACGGCGTGTTCGCCTACGACCCCGACCGGGCCCGGGCGCTGCTCGCCGAGGCGGGCTACGCGCCGGGGCAGCTGGCGCTCACCGTCACCGCGCCCGCCGCGACGCAGGACCGCGCCGAGCTCGTGCAGCAGCAGCTGCAGGCCGTCGGGGTGACCGCGACGATCAACGTGGTCCCGCCCGGCTCGTCGACGTGGCAGCAGGAGGTGTACCTCGGGCGGCGCGCGCAGTTCGCGCTCGACGGCACGGTCGGCCGGGAGTCCCCGGTGCAGAACCTCACGGTCGTCTACGGCGCCGAGGGCCTGATGAACACCAGCAAGGTCGCCACGCCGGAGTTCCTCGCCGCGCTCGACACCGTCCGCCGCACGCCGCTCGACGCCCCGGAGTACCCGGCCGTGCTGCAGGAGGCCGTGCGGCTGGGCGTGCTGATGTCGCCGAGCTTCTCCCTCGCCACGACGCCGCGGATCGCCGTGCGCAGCCCGCGCGTCTCGCCGCTGCCCCACTTCCTGTCCCAGTACCGCTGGGAGGGCGTCACGGTGGGGGAGCGGACGTGA
- a CDS encoding NtaA/DmoA family FMN-dependent monooxygenase (This protein belongs to a clade of FMN-dependent monooxygenases, within a broader family of flavin-dependent oxidoreductases, the luciferase-like monooxygenase (LMM) family, some of whose members use coenzyme F420 rather than FMN.) gives MPRQLKLGAVLFGVGGPGDHDTWRHPEVPLDASTDIRWYVERARQAEAALFDLVFIVDSQFITPDSPPHYLNRLEPLTLLSAVAVQTERIGLVGTLTTSYNSPFNLARRLGSLDLISGGRAGWNVVATGDGGTAANYSRDEHYDYAARYGRALESVRVCQGLWDSYEDDAFAVDKAAEEFVDPSRLHRLDHSGEHFSSVRGPLNISRSPQGRPVIFQAGDSEEGRDLGAEIGEGIFTHAPTLEAGVAFARDIRARAQAKGRDPRHVVVMPGITPVVADTDEEALAIEEARRRDRFERDFPKTLAQFGRPFGWHDFSGYDLDAPFPELGDLGSTSFRTQAERIKAVARDEGLTLRETVLRFTASTPAPFVGSARTVADRIQEWFEAGALDGLNVHVTVPSEFARFTDGVLPLLRARGVVRDAYDSTTLRGHLGLPVPENVHTAARATARPLVPTP, from the coding sequence ATGCCCCGGCAGTTGAAGCTCGGCGCCGTCCTGTTCGGCGTCGGCGGCCCCGGCGACCACGACACGTGGCGCCACCCCGAGGTCCCCCTCGACGCCAGCACCGACATCCGCTGGTACGTCGAGCGCGCGCGGCAGGCCGAGGCCGCGCTGTTCGACCTGGTGTTCATCGTCGACAGCCAGTTCATCACCCCGGACTCCCCGCCCCACTACCTCAACCGGCTGGAGCCGCTGACGCTGCTGTCGGCGGTGGCCGTGCAGACCGAGCGGATCGGGCTGGTCGGCACCCTGACCACCTCGTACAACTCGCCGTTCAACCTCGCCCGCCGCCTCGGGTCCCTCGACCTCATCAGCGGCGGGCGGGCCGGGTGGAACGTCGTCGCGACCGGCGACGGCGGCACGGCGGCGAACTACAGCCGCGACGAGCACTACGACTACGCCGCCCGCTACGGCCGCGCGCTGGAGTCGGTGCGGGTGTGCCAGGGGCTGTGGGACTCCTACGAGGACGACGCGTTCGCCGTCGACAAGGCGGCCGAGGAGTTCGTCGACCCCTCCCGCCTGCACCGCCTCGACCACAGCGGCGAGCACTTCTCCTCGGTGCGCGGGCCGCTCAACATCTCGCGCTCCCCGCAGGGCCGGCCGGTGATCTTCCAGGCCGGCGACTCGGAGGAGGGCCGCGACCTGGGCGCGGAGATCGGCGAGGGCATCTTCACCCACGCCCCGACGCTGGAGGCCGGCGTCGCGTTCGCCCGGGACATCCGGGCCCGCGCGCAGGCGAAGGGCCGCGACCCCCGGCACGTCGTCGTCATGCCCGGCATCACGCCGGTCGTCGCCGACACCGACGAGGAGGCGCTCGCGATCGAGGAGGCCCGCCGGCGCGACCGGTTCGAGCGCGACTTCCCCAAGACCCTCGCCCAGTTCGGCAGGCCGTTCGGCTGGCACGACTTCAGCGGGTACGACCTCGACGCCCCGTTCCCGGAGCTGGGCGACCTCGGGTCGACCAGCTTCCGCACGCAGGCCGAGCGGATCAAGGCCGTGGCCCGCGACGAGGGCCTCACGCTGCGCGAGACGGTGCTGCGGTTCACCGCGTCCACGCCCGCGCCGTTCGTCGGGTCCGCGCGGACCGTCGCCGACCGGATCCAGGAGTGGTTCGAGGCCGGCGCGCTCGACGGGCTGAACGTGCACGTCACCGTGCCCAGCGAGTTCGCCCGCTTCACCGACGGGGTCCTGCCGCTGCTGCGGGCCCGCGGCGTCGTCCGCGACGCCTACGACAGCACGACCCTGCGCGGGCACCTCGGCCTGCCCGTCCCCGAGAACGTCCACACCGCCGCCCGCGCGACCGCGCGTCCGCTGGTCCCCACCCCGTGA
- a CDS encoding LysR family transcriptional regulator, whose protein sequence is MNRVLDVVALRSFVAVADCGGFHRAAAALHVSQPTVSAHVRRLEGVCGQPLMERVGRTSRTTPAGDALLAHARRLLAVHDEALQALTTDRPDELVVGSTEHAADRLLPELTPAALGTGRVRFRLDRGARLREALDRGELDLALLLGRARDERSHDAGVLELHWFAAPGWVRPPGEPLPLVALDDPCALRERALETLAREEQAVVVACEAAYLAGVLAAARAGLGVALLATMGRVPEGLERRDDLPAVEPVPMSLRTRRGLPPAVVERATGSLAGVLAGRSAPA, encoded by the coding sequence GTGAACCGGGTCCTCGACGTCGTGGCGCTGCGCAGCTTCGTGGCGGTGGCCGACTGCGGCGGCTTCCACCGCGCCGCCGCGGCCCTGCACGTGAGCCAGCCCACCGTCAGCGCCCACGTCCGCCGGCTGGAGGGCGTGTGCGGGCAGCCCCTCATGGAGCGCGTCGGCCGGACCTCGCGCACGACCCCCGCGGGCGACGCCCTGCTGGCCCACGCCCGCCGGCTGCTCGCCGTGCACGACGAGGCGCTGCAGGCCCTGACGACCGACCGGCCCGACGAGCTGGTCGTCGGGTCCACCGAGCACGCCGCCGACCGCCTGCTGCCGGAGCTCACACCCGCCGCGCTCGGCACCGGACGGGTGCGCTTCCGCCTCGACCGGGGTGCGCGGCTGCGGGAGGCCCTCGACCGCGGGGAGCTCGACCTCGCCCTGCTGCTGGGCCGCGCCCGGGACGAGCGGTCGCACGACGCGGGCGTGCTGGAGCTGCACTGGTTCGCCGCCCCGGGGTGGGTGCGGCCCCCCGGCGAGCCGCTCCCCCTCGTGGCGCTCGACGACCCCTGCGCGCTGCGCGAGCGGGCGCTGGAGACCCTGGCCCGCGAGGAGCAGGCGGTCGTCGTGGCCTGCGAGGCCGCCTACCTCGCCGGCGTGCTCGCCGCCGCCCGCGCCGGGCTGGGCGTCGCCCTGCTCGCCACGATGGGCCGCGTCCCCGAGGGCCTGGAGCGGCGCGACGACCTGCCGGCCGTCGAGCCGGTGCCGATGTCCCTGCGCACCCGGCGCGGGCTCCCGCCCGCCGTCGTCGAGAGGGCGACCGGGTCGCTCGCGGGGGTGCTGGCGGGTCGCAGCGCGCCCGCATGA
- a CDS encoding SDR family oxidoreductase, whose product MEFAVIGGTGLIGSQVVRDLNAAGHDAVPHALSTGVDVITGEGLDAALAGAEVVVNLTNSPTFDEASPEFFRTSMDNLVAGAVRADAGHVVVLSIVGVDRVPELDYYRAKTLQEDVLKAGPVPYSIVRATQFMEFIDAVLSWTADGDTVRLPRTLLQPLAAAEVAATVAEVAAGAPLNGTLDLAGPEVYPLDELGRITLAARGDTRSVTVDGSAGLFAVVRPDVLVAGEGARIASTRYTDWLR is encoded by the coding sequence ATGGAGTTCGCAGTCATCGGTGGAACCGGGCTCATCGGGTCGCAGGTCGTGCGGGACCTGAACGCGGCAGGCCACGACGCGGTACCGCACGCGCTGTCGACCGGGGTCGACGTCATCACCGGGGAGGGCCTCGACGCCGCGCTGGCGGGCGCCGAGGTCGTCGTCAACCTGACCAACTCCCCGACGTTCGACGAGGCGTCGCCGGAGTTCTTCCGGACCTCGATGGACAACCTCGTGGCGGGGGCGGTGCGGGCCGACGCCGGGCACGTCGTCGTCCTGTCCATCGTCGGCGTGGACCGGGTGCCGGAGCTCGACTACTACCGGGCCAAGACCCTGCAGGAGGACGTCCTGAAGGCCGGTCCGGTGCCCTACTCGATCGTGCGGGCGACGCAGTTCATGGAGTTCATCGACGCGGTGCTGTCCTGGACCGCCGACGGGGACACGGTCCGCCTGCCGCGGACCCTGCTGCAGCCGTTGGCGGCGGCGGAGGTCGCCGCGACGGTCGCGGAGGTCGCCGCCGGCGCGCCGCTGAACGGGACGCTCGACCTCGCGGGCCCCGAGGTCTACCCGCTCGACGAGCTCGGCCGGATCACGCTCGCTGCAAGGGGCGACACGCGGTCGGTGACCGTGGACGGGTCCGCCGGCCTGTTCGCGGTGGTCCGCCCCGACGTGCTGGTCGCCGGCGAGGGTGCCCGCATCGCCTCCACCCGGTACACCGACTGGCTCAGGTAG
- a CDS encoding RNA polymerase sigma-70 factor, with product MHLPSDGAAPPSAPADLDEAASSFALVRPRLFGIAYRMLGAVADAEDVVQDVWVKWQVHDRDAVRDETAFLVTMATRLAINATQTARVRRETYVGPWLPEPVDTSADPALGAERGEALDLAVLLLLEKLTPTERAAFVLREAFDYPYERIAEVLRTQVANARKLVSRARRSIRVEKEASVDAAAHRRLLSAFLVAARAGDLDDLESLLAADVVSHTDGGGAVRNAARVVVTGRERVARVVATFASRFWEGAEVRWVEANGSPSVLVSRDGEPVALLAVTGTTDGLDRLMWVMNPEKLERIARAA from the coding sequence GTGCACCTCCCGTCCGACGGTGCGGCACCGCCGTCCGCACCGGCCGACCTCGACGAGGCCGCGTCGTCGTTCGCCCTGGTCCGGCCGCGCCTGTTCGGGATCGCCTACCGGATGCTGGGCGCGGTGGCCGACGCCGAGGACGTCGTGCAGGACGTGTGGGTCAAGTGGCAGGTCCACGACCGGGACGCGGTCCGCGACGAGACCGCCTTCCTGGTGACGATGGCGACCCGGCTCGCCATCAACGCCACGCAGACGGCGCGGGTCCGGCGGGAGACCTACGTGGGTCCGTGGCTCCCGGAGCCGGTCGACACGAGCGCCGATCCGGCGCTCGGCGCGGAGCGGGGGGAGGCCCTCGACCTCGCGGTGCTCCTGCTCCTGGAGAAGCTCACGCCCACCGAGCGGGCGGCGTTCGTGCTGCGCGAGGCCTTCGACTACCCCTACGAGCGGATCGCGGAGGTGCTGCGGACGCAGGTCGCGAACGCGCGGAAGCTGGTCAGCCGGGCCCGCAGGAGCATCCGCGTCGAGAAGGAGGCGTCCGTCGACGCCGCGGCGCACCGCCGGCTGCTCTCGGCGTTCCTGGTCGCCGCCCGCGCGGGCGACCTCGACGACCTCGAGTCCCTGCTGGCCGCGGACGTCGTCAGCCACACCGACGGCGGGGGAGCGGTGCGCAACGCCGCCCGCGTCGTGGTGACCGGACGGGAGCGGGTGGCGCGGGTCGTAGCGACCTTCGCCTCGCGGTTCTGGGAGGGGGCCGAGGTGCGCTGGGTCGAGGCCAACGGCTCGCCGTCGGTGCTCGTGTCCCGGGACGGGGAGCCGGTCGCGCTGCTGGCCGTGACCGGCACGACCGACGGGTTGGACCGGCTGATGTGGGTGATGAACCCGGAGAAGCTGGAGCGGATCGCGCGGGCCGCGTAG
- a CDS encoding SDR family oxidoreductase, translating to MPTRPSRSAVGTRSRTDDVLPTTGVGGSGRAATPAPARRSRRVRGFGLQRFGRAEEIASVAAFLASPGADCITGSVVDANGGSFTG from the coding sequence GTGCCGACGCGACCATCGCGCAGCGCGGTCGGGACTCGATCGAGGACCGACGACGTCCTACCCACCACGGGGGTCGGGGGTTCAGGCCGCGCTGCCACACCTGCGCCGGCGCGGCGGTCGCGTCGTGTGCGTGGGTTCGGTCTCCAGCGGTTCGGTCGGGCCGAGGAGATCGCCTCGGTCGCGGCATTCCTGGCCTCCCCGGGTGCCGACTGCATCACCGGGTCGGTCGTGGACGCGAACGGCGGCAGCTTCACCGGCTGA
- a CDS encoding carboxymuconolactone decarboxylase family protein, which produces MALGEAPVLDTLVDINAAALQRTELDAVTLLMVRIAALAAVDASATSYVMHIGPAAEAGLTIEQVQDVLVAVAPIVGAPRVLNASQNILEAFGLAVAALQTVGTNADV; this is translated from the coding sequence ATGGCTCTCGGAGAAGCACCCGTTCTCGACACCCTGGTCGACATCAACGCCGCGGCCCTGCAGCGCACCGAGCTCGACGCGGTGACCCTGCTCATGGTGCGCATCGCCGCACTCGCGGCGGTCGACGCCTCCGCCACGTCGTACGTCATGCACATCGGACCGGCCGCCGAGGCGGGGCTGACCATCGAACAGGTCCAGGACGTGCTGGTGGCGGTCGCTCCGATCGTCGGTGCGCCTCGGGTCCTCAACGCCTCCCAGAACATCCTGGAGGCCTTCGGGCTCGCCGTCGCCGCGCTGCAGACGGTAGGGACGAACGCCGACGTCTGA
- a CDS encoding DUF7144 family membrane protein has translation MSTEVPAGSTADATSPPRRTARQGSGGTTFAGTMLLVIGSYQALIGIPALLNDTIYVTDAGHLYAFDLTAWGWVHLLLGAVVALVGLAIMRGAAWARWAGIAVVVLSLSVNFLFLPYYPLWSVVTIALDLAVLAALVMDRSDGH, from the coding sequence ATGTCCACCGAGGTACCTGCCGGCTCGACAGCCGATGCCACCTCGCCCCCCCGCCGAACGGCGCGACAGGGGAGCGGTGGGACCACCTTCGCCGGGACGATGCTGCTGGTGATCGGCAGCTACCAGGCGCTGATCGGCATCCCCGCCCTGCTCAACGACACGATCTACGTCACCGACGCCGGCCACCTCTACGCCTTCGACCTGACCGCCTGGGGCTGGGTCCACCTGCTGCTCGGCGCCGTCGTCGCCCTCGTCGGGCTGGCGATCATGCGGGGCGCGGCGTGGGCCCGGTGGGCCGGGATCGCCGTCGTCGTGCTCAGCCTGTCCGTGAACTTCCTGTTCCTGCCCTACTACCCGCTGTGGTCGGTGGTCACGATCGCTCTCGACCTCGCCGTCCTCGCGGCGCTGGTCATGGACCGGTCGGACGGCCACTGA
- a CDS encoding inorganic phosphate transporter, translating into MDVALVVGLVVVTALIFDFTNGFHDTANAMATSIATGALRPKVAVTIAGLLNLAGAFLSVQVAMTIAGGLVDEARITPAVVFAALVGAILWNMLTWLLGLPSSSSHALFGGLIGATLVVGGAGAVNVGGLLGKVVVPAIVSPLLAGLIALVATGIVYLLTARADPGTADRGFRAGQVLSASMVALAHGANDAQKTMGVITLTLVTAGLLRPGSTPPLWVVLSAALAIALGTYMGGWRIIRTLGKRVGDIRSAQGFTAETTSAAIILTSTHLGIPLSTTQVCTGSIFGAAAGRRLASVHWSLARRLVLAWVVTLPAAAAVGATASWVAAHGPGGVAVVAATGLALGGGIYAASRRSPVTADNVTDMPASPPASLAA; encoded by the coding sequence ATGGACGTGGCACTGGTCGTCGGACTGGTCGTGGTGACGGCGTTGATCTTCGACTTCACGAACGGCTTCCACGACACGGCGAACGCGATGGCCACCTCCATCGCCACCGGCGCACTGCGGCCGAAGGTCGCCGTCACGATCGCCGGGCTGCTGAACCTGGCCGGGGCCTTCCTGTCCGTCCAGGTCGCGATGACGATCGCCGGCGGGCTGGTGGACGAGGCGCGGATCACCCCGGCGGTCGTGTTCGCCGCACTGGTGGGAGCCATCCTGTGGAACATGCTGACCTGGCTGCTCGGGCTGCCGTCGAGCTCGTCGCACGCCCTGTTCGGCGGCCTCATCGGGGCCACGCTCGTGGTGGGCGGCGCCGGTGCGGTGAACGTCGGGGGACTGCTGGGCAAGGTCGTGGTCCCGGCGATCGTCTCGCCGCTGCTGGCCGGTCTCATCGCACTCGTCGCGACCGGGATCGTCTACCTGCTCACCGCCAGGGCGGATCCCGGGACCGCGGACCGGGGTTTCCGGGCCGGGCAGGTCCTCTCGGCGTCGATGGTGGCCCTGGCCCACGGCGCGAACGACGCGCAGAAGACGATGGGGGTGATCACGCTGACGCTGGTCACGGCGGGTCTGCTCCGACCGGGCTCGACCCCGCCGTTGTGGGTGGTGCTCAGCGCCGCGCTGGCGATCGCGCTGGGCACCTACATGGGTGGATGGCGGATCATCCGGACCCTGGGGAAGCGGGTCGGCGACATCCGGTCCGCCCAGGGCTTCACCGCGGAGACGACCAGCGCCGCGATCATCCTCACCTCGACCCACCTGGGCATCCCCCTGTCCACCACGCAGGTGTGCACCGGTTCGATCTTCGGTGCGGCGGCCGGGCGACGGCTGGCGTCGGTGCACTGGAGCCTGGCCCGCCGGCTGGTGCTGGCCTGGGTCGTGACCCTGCCCGCCGCGGCGGCGGTGGGCGCCACGGCGTCCTGGGTGGCGGCGCACGGCCCCGGCGGGGTGGCCGTCGTCGCGGCCACGGGACTGGCGCTGGGCGGCGGCATCTACGCGGCGTCCCGGCGCAGCCCGGTGACCGCGGACAACGTCACCGACATGCCCGCCTCGCCGCCCGCCTCGCTCGCGGCCTGA
- a CDS encoding diacylglycerol/lipid kinase family protein produces the protein MSGPAQWTVSRGQQAAAAVALIAAALTLGVGATVAVIRFPSGLGVLACVVVAVAAAWFAVVRTGVARIVGAVLAVLALAGAAGLLLRDGWWLYLAGLVVGVAIWHAAARVAFRVHVTLPPAEPPRNPVLFVNPWSGGGKAAAVGLVERAAERGIRSVQLRRGDDLDQLVRQAVAEGADGLAAAGGDGTQAVVATAAAEHGLPYACIPAGTRNHFALDLGVDRDDVVGALDAFVDGGEHVVDLGEVNGRVFVNNVSMGLYAEAVQSADYRDAKIRTLLDTVPAVLGPSGDALDLNWVAPDGSLHASAATILVSNNPYRLGHALGSGTRPRIDAGRLGVAVVPARGDRGAGRRGRAVLQQWSTSEFEVGSARPVPLGIDGEAVVLVPPVRFRIRPRTLRVRISPRHPGASPSTLQPDRVMDSLRALAAIAAGRVPHPSAPTTTSAPPTTTAGRPTDP, from the coding sequence ATGAGCGGTCCCGCGCAGTGGACGGTGAGCCGCGGCCAGCAGGCAGCGGCGGCCGTCGCGCTGATCGCCGCGGCGCTGACCCTCGGGGTCGGCGCGACCGTCGCCGTCATCCGCTTCCCGAGCGGGCTCGGGGTGCTGGCCTGCGTGGTGGTCGCGGTGGCCGCGGCCTGGTTCGCCGTGGTCCGCACAGGCGTCGCCCGCATCGTCGGCGCGGTGCTCGCGGTACTCGCGCTGGCCGGCGCAGCCGGCCTGCTCCTCCGCGACGGCTGGTGGCTCTACCTGGCCGGGCTCGTGGTCGGCGTGGCGATCTGGCACGCGGCCGCACGGGTCGCGTTCCGGGTGCACGTCACGCTGCCCCCGGCCGAGCCGCCCCGGAACCCGGTGCTGTTCGTCAACCCGTGGTCCGGCGGCGGGAAGGCGGCCGCGGTCGGGCTCGTCGAACGAGCGGCGGAGCGCGGGATCCGGAGCGTGCAGCTGCGACGGGGCGACGACCTCGACCAGCTCGTCCGGCAGGCCGTCGCCGAGGGGGCCGACGGCCTGGCAGCAGCCGGCGGCGACGGCACGCAGGCCGTGGTGGCGACCGCGGCCGCCGAGCACGGGCTGCCCTACGCCTGCATCCCGGCCGGTACCCGCAACCACTTCGCGCTGGACCTCGGCGTGGACCGCGACGACGTCGTCGGGGCTCTCGACGCCTTCGTCGACGGCGGTGAGCACGTCGTCGACCTGGGTGAGGTCAACGGGAGGGTCTTCGTCAACAACGTCTCGATGGGCCTGTACGCCGAGGCCGTGCAGAGCGCGGACTACCGCGACGCCAAGATCCGCACGCTGCTCGACACGGTGCCGGCGGTGCTGGGGCCGTCGGGTGACGCGCTCGACCTGAACTGGGTGGCCCCCGACGGGAGCCTCCACGCGTCGGCGGCGACCATCCTGGTGTCCAACAACCCCTACCGGTTGGGGCACGCCCTCGGCTCCGGGACCCGCCCGCGGATCGACGCCGGCCGGCTCGGGGTCGCCGTCGTGCCGGCCCGGGGCGACAGGGGTGCGGGGCGCCGCGGCCGGGCGGTCCTGCAGCAGTGGTCGACCTCCGAGTTCGAGGTCGGCTCGGCACGGCCCGTCCCCCTGGGGATCGACGGCGAGGCGGTCGTGCTGGTGCCCCCGGTCCGCTTCCGGATCCGGCCGCGCACGTTGCGCGTGCGCATCTCCCCCCGCCATCCGGGCGCGTCGCCGTCGACCCTGCAGCCGGACCGCGTGATGGACAGCCTGCGGGCGCTGGCGGCCATAGCCGCGGGTCGGGTTCCCCACCCGTCCGCACCCACCACCACGTCCGCACCACCCACCACCACGGCCGGAAGGCCGACCGATCCGTGA